A window of Gossypium hirsutum isolate 1008001.06 chromosome D13, Gossypium_hirsutum_v2.1, whole genome shotgun sequence genomic DNA:
aaattataaatatttggaGGCGTCCAAGTTAtggaaattgaattgtattgttaatttttttggaGGGATCAAAAATGGAAATTTATTGATGGTCAGGGTATTCATCGCCCCAGATGTGGTTTGGGTTCGAATAACGCTAGTTGCGTTGCTGTTAGGGCTTTACCCACTTCTcgtaattcaaaaaaatattacaatGTATCCAACCTAGAGGTATTCATGGGTCGGGCCTCTTAAGCCTATTTGTTAGGTTCAGGCTTGACCCGGCccgaaaatgggcctaaaattttgcccaagcccggcctagataaaaatgttaaaacacgAGCCCTACTTGACCTGCCCAtattacttttttatattattttttatataatttttaaatatatataatacatcaaaaataccaaaaatattaaattaaatatttcccaaaaaattgaaaataaaattttaaaaaatatgtatacttaacaTAACACTAAggtagatgcaacttaacaagcaaatgcctctaaaataataataaaattaacaataaaacaagcgTTATACAAAATCCAAACAATAGCAACAAAACTGTAGCAACATAATAATGAAATGGTGgtaaaatagggagaaaataacaagaaGATAACATTAAAATATCAGATTTTTTTGCCCTTTTGTGAATTTGGGCTGGGATTGGGGCCAAAATGTCTTACCTGAGGtccgacccattttttaaacagatttttattttttttgcccaaacccattttCAAGTCTATATTTTTGTTCTAACCCTATTACTTTTCTGACGGACCTTCTAATCAGACAACAAGTATAATCCAACCCATTCCAACTTGCTTATGAAAGCAAAATGGaagagtaaataaaaaaatatttatatagtaCCAAAATATCCTATTTTCTCCGAGTGGAAGACGTGTGGTTCCATATCAATAATACATTAATGGCTTAGCCTTAGATGTTAAACAAAAGGGCCAtagtttttaatagtattttttGGAGCAACTTTGAAGAATGCTTCACGTTATCACTTATAGACctaaaatgatatatattatggATAAGTTTTTTCCATAGGAGGAGGAAAGAGAAGCCTTTTATTAAGGAGAAGATTGGGGAAGAAGAAAGATAGGGGATTTTGTTCTATCTCTGGCCATGTGTAATGATTGCCTAATACATATATAATGGTCATAGAGTATGAAGGATGTAACAAGTGGGTACtgacttaataatatttatctatGTATAACAAGTGGGATGTGAGAGTATAGCAAGTTGTGGGGAATGTTGTTTGTGAAATGAAATAAGCTGTATTTCATGGTCGGTCGTTTGAAACCGAGTTTGATAAAACCCTTTTGTTACTCATGTCAAAAGAATGTCAAAAGCGATTTAGGTCGATTAATCTTTacataaaaatctataaaatcatcACAAAAGTGATTGTTAATAGGCtcaaacaaattaattttattacgaATAGAAACATTACGAATAATATCTTGATAGCTTAGGAGGTAATCCATCCGATGTGATACTTTTAAGAGAAAAGAGGAATAGATGACAATTAAAGTAGATCTTGAAAAATCGTAAGATCGAGTAagattgagattttttttataagataCACCGAAAGAAGTGGAACTATCTTCAACTCTTATTCAGGTTATTAAACATTATCTTACATGCTCAGACTATTCAGGGAGTGACCCAGAGGCAGATTAAGATGATCGTGGTATAGATGGTCAAAGTGTGTGGTCTACTGACTATCTACAAATTTGAGTGTGACCCGACCATGGCGGCTTTCATTGTCAATTTTGCTTCACCTACTACTTTCCGTATAACCACTACATACCCTTCAACATAGAACAAAGCCAATTATATCAAATGGCTGCTTGGCTAATGAGGAAAAAAAAATGTGAATTCTTAAATAAAACATTGAAGTGAacaataattgaatatttaagtaaaatggatgtagatatttgaaaatttttgagataATATATAGTTTGTTCcttgaatttatttaaaatgattaGTTGGTACTCGAATTTATATTCTGTTACATAGGTCGGTACCTCGTACTAACACCATTAATTTATGCTAGCGTGACATTGATAATCAATTTGCCGGTGGCACACGACAACTTTTCAGCATGACACACCGACACATATcaattaataaaaagtataatttttttcacatcaagaatgaatatgaacaaaaaattatactcttttttttttaatttatgctcGTCACATGGAATCTTAAAAAATTGTCACATGTCATCACCAGATTGACTATCAATACCACGTCAACGTAAACTAACGGTATTAGTGCGAAAGTATACTAATTTAGATGACGGaataaactacatattaacctctttttttaatatttggagttgaaatttatattatttctacttacaattataataataaaaacaaaaaaacaaaagagagcATAACTTTAGCAACATCAATTCCAAAATCCAAATACATGTGTTAAAAATGCTTTACACAGTCAAGAAATACGCTCACCAAAGCTGAAAATTTCAAACCCCCACATTTTTGTAAGTCATTTATACAACATATGGTCCAAAAAAATATGgtccatttttaaattttcattcttATTCCTTCcttatttaagttatttattttttttggttttatatacttttatatctAATAATCACATTAAACTtcaattgaattttaagttaaatcgaattaaattcttaaatagaaaacaaaattatattatagtaatattttctttattcacaaaatttaaattcgaaattttatttaaaatatcaacttCCTCGTTACTCGATTCAGTAatatgataaattattttataaatcctTCTCACATATCATCCAtatcattaatatataattttggtaatttttttatccCGAGCCTCGAACCTCAAATTATGAACCTCAAATTCAAACTTAAATCTTGAAACCCAAACCCCAAACTCAGAGTTTAGTGTTCAGGATTCAAAGTTCTGAGATTGAAGTTCAAAGATAAAAAGATCaccaaaattatatattaaagacatgaaaaaaattattaaaatatcattaaataattttaaaaaacccGATATGACAGAAAGGTTTCATAAAATAACTTCTCaagttttcaaataattattaaaaaaaaagtttgaaaaagtCAAGAGATTCTTGAAAACAAAATGTTGCATGTGATCACATGCACTGATCGTTATGTGTTAACACCaagaacaattttttaaaaaaaaattgtcagtTTAAACCTTTAATTTTATCCCTTTTTTGTCCTaagcaaaataaataatagtaagtttatgtcttaattaataaatcgtgtaataaaacatttataaatGTAGACAGTTACGAAGATCTTCAACAGtgaaacaaaaaacaagatttATGTCTTTGTATCTTTGTCAATTTGTATCGTAGGTAAAACGAATCTAAAGCATATTATCAAACTATTTACCTTTACttattaatatatgatattaattatattaaaattttaaatatcgaTCATATCCTTCTTTCAGAGGCGTTAAATGCTAGTTTGAATCTGTCATTAAGCATACTTGAAGCACTTGAATCAAATttaagcacaacatgttagcttaTTCAAGATTTGATCTGTTTGTGTTAGCGGGACGGGATCATAGTATTTCTCTActattaaacaaattaatttagtccttatatcattaaaaagaatcaaataagataATCAATCGCAACAGAGataacatttattatttatttattgtttaatttcgagcaaaaaattttatttttaaccgTAATCTTATTTAACTCTTTTTAGAAATAcgcaaattaaattaattaatttaacaataaaaggactaaattgatgaaatcaATAAAGGGTAAAACTCAAGTGATgatcatattaaaaaatttccCAATTGCCTTTAAAAGATCGATATATAGGTATTTCCGTTAACAAAGGCACCTCTTTCCAAAGTAGACCCCCAattatatattcacatatttcctcctcatatatatttgtattatattcataatataatCTATTGGCCGATTAGCTATAAGGGTTGTATATATAattctcctctttttttttttcaatttaagctTTCTAGCCTTTGTACATAAAAACCCtgggttttcttcttctttttcgttTTCTCTCCTCCCAAACAGAAagttgaagagaaagaaaaatggggTTATTAAGAGGTGTTAAAACAGTGTTTTTCTTGATAGCAATGgcgatttcttttattttattttcagcacCAGTTTTTCTTGTTATTGCTGATACACTTTTGCTTTCTGCTTTATTGTCATCTTCTTTATCACTCAAAACCCTATCTacccattttaataactatagtTTTCAATATTCACTTATAGATATTCCCATCATATCTATAATCAGATCGGCTATCATAATCTGTAAGtacaaaaggaaaaaaacaaaccCCAGACCAAATACTATGATGTATACTTTAAGTTATGTTTTGTAATGATCATGTTTTGTTGTAGGTGTTTATGGTTTTTGTGATGGACCAAGGCTTTCAAGGGGACCTTACCTTGGGATCACAGCGATTTGTTCGGTTTCGTCTTTGGTTTTCGTTTCGTTGAAAGCTTCGTTCGTGTTCGGTTCGGGTGTTACTCAAAAAGGACATGTTATTACATCCGTGGAAACTGCCCTTTTTGTTTGTTCAATGGTGATGGGGGTTGCTCATATAATTGTGGCATATAGAACAAGTTGTAGAGAAAGAAGGAAACTATTGGTTTACAAGATTGACATTGAAGCtgtaagtttttaaattttgctATATTTCACCAACATTTATGAGTTTTAGATTCAATTAATTTTAGGGCAAATTATACTGATATTcatccaactatgaaaagttacaaaataatcactcaattattagtaaatttttttatcaccaaattatgaaaatcttataaaatagtcatctaattattcaattttttcttttttttatcacttAGTTATCTTGAATTTTTGGATTCTTCTATTTTTACCTTAGCTAGCTGGtgactaaaataaatttaaatagttaaagTGAAAAAAGAAATTACTGATAATGGTTAACTATTTTATAAATTAGAAGCAAAGTCATGAgttcatttataaatttatagCTCTTAGATGCATAGGAGAATGAAAGGGCAAGGAATTGGTCCACTCATTTAGGCCAAAAGAATGTAGAAAGTTTGAAATTTGGTGCCTGTGGAAAGtcaaacttaaattttgaaaaattaaagattttaatttaatgaatttaatcacTATTGTTTGTTTGtgtgataattaaaattttaaaattcaaaaaatataaaagttaaaaatgattaaattaaagtataaagattaaatctgtAACATACGCaggatttatatataaataattcttttattgCCTAAATTTAGGATAAATTGCATAAGAAAGCTAAAAACTTAGAGTGGCCTAAAAAAGTTGTTACCTGGGATTAATGCCAAACCCCCACTTGTGGTTGTTGATGAACCAAAGGGGCTAGGGCTATCTTATTTAAGTTGCCTACtaatcctatatatatatatatggaatctaGGACATGGAATAGGTGATGGGCAGCCACCCATGCCAGATGGGTGTGCCTAAATTTATGCTATAAATTTGATGATCCATTTCACATGGCATATGATATGCCATTGAGAATTGTGCCCACATTCTTCCCATGTTTACTTTGTAGGTGATTCAGTGATGTAGAAATGGAAATGTTTTCATTCTTTACTTAATTCCTTCACATGGTTTTCCTCACTAAATTTGCCCCCCTATATAGGCCTTAGCTTTCatgattttcattattttaccaAAACCTAACCTCTAGTTGTAGGGGTAAAgttggaaatttattttaaggtaaaaaatattaataaatctttaataaaggtaaaacccaaatttatcattatattaatttgtgattttataaaaGTTGAAGGGATTATATAAATAAATCTCTTCTTTTTTGGGGAGGGAGGGATAAGGTCCTTACAAACCTCTCTATCTTCGCTCCTAATTAGCAACGTTTGGTGATGATCCCAAAAGCTTACGTTAGGGACAATTCCATTGATGATGTATGAGTTGATATTGATTTGCTCCTATTAAAGATGTGCAAGtcaatataaaagtaaattgatTCAATATTTGTCTGTAATTGATGTTACCGCAGATTTCAGCTTGTAAGAGTGGGTTTTCAAGATACGAGAAGATTCTACAAGACGAAAGAGTGAAGCTTCATTTGAATTTACGATGATATTAACTTCAACAggcttaaaaataacaataaaattaaatcaatggTGAAACATGCCGCCTAGATACAAAAGTGAGGTaagaatatatttataaatacatttattatattaaataaattaataaaacccCATTTTTGTTTTCTTGCAAACCCCATGTGCTCACTTGGGTAAGCAAAACTAGATTTTTATGGATATTTTCATTTGTTAATTAAGCCAAGCTTTTTCatgctttttcttcttctttttgcagaTTTATCCAAAACAAGTACCAGCTGGAAATCATGAGTAGTATAGAAGTTTAAAACCCATATATACAAATACACCAAAAttggtgtgtatatatatagatatattgaGGCATTCTTTCATAATTTTGAGTGTACagttttataatgaaattaatgttcAAAATAGAAACGGCCAAAAGCCCTTCTACGACCCTTTTTATTGGGTGagaatatatattcaatatttgaAATTTCAATGACATTTCATATTGTTGAATTTTAGAAAgcatttttttatgtaatttgttGATGGCTTGTTTCCAAGTCAAATAAATTACAGACTGTCATTTGTGTtgagattaaaatttcaaaattcaaaaaatagacTTAGAATGATCTCATTAGAGACTATGAACCAAATCTACAATTGTATACAAAATACAGAATTAGTAATTGAATTGAACCAAACGAATTTAACCGTTACTGTTTGAGTcatgactaaaatttcaaaattaatttgaaaagtacagagaataaaattattcaattcaaaaaacacaaaaattaattccacaactttcacaaaataataaaatttaacaaaaaaaagaagaagaagaagttataCTCTTGAGTTGCTTAAGAGTTGCACAATGGAGGAAGATAATGGGCTACCCACACCTATGGTAAGTAGGGGAGTCCTATTGATATGGGTTACATAGCAAAAGTAGAGTATAGTTTAAGTCTTGTGGctagagagtttttttttttcctatttcaataatacaataatattgtaacttctctaatttaatttttttaacgttAAAGCTTTAATAAATAGCGTAAGAAATAGTGTTGATATTATTAACAACGGTTATGCAGTGTATGATAGCcttttaaaattacaatttatctACCTTCTACTTGTGAAGAACTGACAAGTTAGGCTCCGacatatttcaaagaaataaaataaggttGTGAATTACTTGACGAAGATGGCTATTAGAGATTTAAATATAGTTTGCACTTTTAAAGAGCCTCCAACAAGTGTTCGAACATTGTTGTTGGCTGATCTTCAGCAACTCAGAACCatgaaaaattttcattaaagTTATGttgatgttgtaacaccccttaccgtaTCTAACacaccaaaacacatacacttgtaaacgtatttaactgagttgtaaaatttcatctaaattaaaactctcaaaattattaacatgcttttgtaacccttcacaatatatcctcaaaatattttaatcttaataaataaggcctacgagacccgatacatactcatgcaattcaatgcttcattttcatttcactcaattcgcaatttctcatgctcacaatttagatcatatcactagcaatttccatttaattcacatacaattcaatCTCATTAAGTTtaacactaatacgtatttatcatttaacttaacgtttatcgattatactatccattaacacatttatgaaattctcaattttgtaatggaaatatcactttagcttaaataacaacatcatcctgatttaaatacactaccacttatccatttactttaattcttttaggcccatttgtcacttaccatccttaatcaaattagggaacggttacagaaaattgagtacttcacttccactttgccatagtataactatagtcttacgtatgatcacttatcacttgtccttgatcagataagtgtagctaagctaccacttatcacttgccgcttgtcactgatcagataagtgtagctaatgctaccacttatcacttgccgctgatcagataagtgtagctgaaactatcacttatcacttgtcacttgtcactgattagataagtgtagctaaagctaccacttatcacttgtccctgatcagaagtactcaaattcggcgttccgctcaatttgatcatttattcaattttcgcatttttattttattctcgtttcaacaataaatatatatttcatcatacattatataattcatgaaattaacatttaatcattaaatttcagccatatgaacttactatttcaatgcataacttataaatttaacgtggcataatctagccactacttggcaaagcctaagcatgtacaccaaatatgttagccaaatacacatatagcataaatattataagaatggatgagcacaacatttattcatgtatcacgcttatcaacatgtgttaattcataaaccattcatgacattatttcatgccaaatcatataccgaatatacctTACACAcgtactatgaaactttattttcacacataagcttaaaccatgaccaataatgtaCAACTGCTTTGAAAGCAAGCAAGCCTGTTAATATTAGCATCAGCTGCAACTTGCCTGCAATTCCTCATCCCACTTTTGTCTCTGACCCTGTTCGCTTCACACTCTCTCCAAAGtagttgtcttttttttttttgttcttttcaaaTGCTAGCTTTTTTGGGTGATTGTGTAGTAATTTTTGGACAAATCTGTGTAGATTGAGTAACAAGATGGGATTAGAAGCGGCGGTGGAGGCAGCGGCTGAGTTCTTGAACAAAGACAAGACCATTATCGTGCAGCCGGATCGGGTATCGAGAATGGGTTGGCATTTGGTTGTCTTGATGAAAGATTTCCTTACAGAGCTTGTTACTAGGCTCAAACACAATAACACTGCCTATGAGAATTACCATAGGATATTTGTTCCTGTAGGACATCCTTTGAAGACAGTAGAACCTAAACAACCTTTGAGGGTTGATGTCCTGCTTCAATACATACAGAACATGCTCTCTAGTGAAACTACCATCTTGGCCGAAGCCGGGGATTCTTGGTTTAACTGCCAGAAATGAAATTGCCTACGGGATGTGGGTGAGTGACATCGAGCCTATGTGTATTAGTCTatgaatcaaaatttgatatcCGAATCCTTTTGCAGGTATGAATTCCATATGCAGCATGGATCGATCGGGTGGTCAGTTGGCGCTACTCTTGGGGACGCACAGGCTGTTCCAGAGAAACGTGAGATTGCTTGTATCAGTGATGGTAATTTCCAGGTGACTGCACAAGATGTGCCGGCGATGCTACGATGTGGACAGAAGAGTATAATCTTTCTGATAAACAACGGTGGTTACACCATTGAAGTCGAGATTCATGACAGGCCATACCACGTGATCAAG
This region includes:
- the LOC107918958 gene encoding uncharacterized protein, yielding MGLLRGVKTVFFLIAMAISFILFSAPVFLVIADTLLLSALLSSSLSLKTLSTHFNNYSFQYSLIDIPIISIIRSAIIICVYGFCDGPRLSRGPYLGITAICSVSSLVFVSLKASFVFGSGVTQKGHVITSVETALFVCSMVMGVAHIIVAYRTSCRERRKLLVYKIDIEAISACKSGFSRYEKILQDERVKLHLNLR